The following nucleotide sequence is from Hevea brasiliensis isolate MT/VB/25A 57/8 chromosome 7, ASM3005281v1, whole genome shotgun sequence.
aaTTCCCATTTATGTGTGCACCGCAAAGAATTTTAGCGCTGATGCAGAATTTGTCATCTCAATTCTCAAGCCagcttataatttttccctcttgATCTAAGGTTGACATGCTCATGCCTCAGACAGCCAAGGGAAACAAGCTCTGTTTTAGGCTTAGAGTTAATCACAATGAAGAAAATCAATGTTGAGTTAAAATGGCATTTCTGAAATGATAATACAGCAGCACTTTTCTGTGAAGAGGGGCAGTCTCAGCTGTGTCAAAATCCAATAAGAATAACAAATGTTCTGATAAACATCCACTACCATCTGCATTAATTGACACAAAAGTAAAGTATATATATCAGGGCTATTACAGTTACAATACCTGATCGAAAAATACAGGATATCTTAGAAGGTTGATAAAGAAACGTATCCTTTATTTGTGGTCAATATGAAAACCACTTATTATATTTGCTAAGGGGGCTGGGGGCTTCGATAATGGGGGAAAGTACAAAAGAGATGCAGAGTCTAGCATAAGCCATCAAAGCAAAGTTAAAGCTTGGAAAAGACAGGGTTTCTTTTCTGGATTTGTGCTTTGACAGCTTCAGTTAGATCATCAGATAAAAGCATTGCAGAATTCCAAGTTGCAACATAATCCAATCCTTGTTCTAAATTTAAGTCCCTGCTTCTTAAGAGGACAGCTTTTGTCCCAGTAACAGCAAGAGGAGACTTTGCAGCTATCCCTGCTCAAAGCACCATCAATAAAAATGACAACAAATTATCTTTTAGTTGCTCAGAACATAACAACTGATAAATGTTAAGTTCGTTGATTTAAATAAATATCATAgacaattaaaaataagaattcCCCAGCCACATCTACAACTAATCTAATAAATATCAACTATTTATAGGGCATCTCCAatattttccaacaaatggcataAGTTCCTAACAAGCATCATAAGATGGCAATATGCAGTTTAATTACAAAGACTAAGAGGTTGTTTGGTTTAGTTTAAGAAAATTACTTTAGTGATTATAAGCTAATATAAGCttataagaatttaaaattttaagcaatTACGTATTTGTTTAAAGTGTTTATAAATAGCCGATAAGTAACTACCacttaaaaaataacttataaatatatttatttttaaaattactaaaataatccaACTAACTTATAAGTATAGGGCGCATAAACATTAAAATGAAAAGTTGGTCTTACcaaaatattatttttgtttaGAGCTTATAAACTCAAACAAATGTTATAAACAAACAGTTAAACTTATGTTTAGGACTTATAAGTTGGTCACTAGCTTAGAAGCCAAaacaaataatttagagaaaataacatGCAAGATGAAACCACATTTCCACTAGGCTAATAGACAATAATTCAGTGATTGAGGTCGTAATGAAACTCAATGATAGAGTCTTTATGTCGCAGTATCGAGCATGAATTTAAATCCCACCACCAAGGCCAAGCACACAAATATGCAATTATTTGCTCGAGTAGTCTCATATTGCGTATGATCAAGAGTTTCATTCAAATGCTATGAACATTCATATTCTTATTTTATAATGACAATACAGATAATGTCATAAGGCAAGCcacattatttataatttttcacATCAAAATAGTAAAAAACTCGcttaaaaaaaatattcaaatataCTATAATTCTATAAAGATAAGGATGAACAGACCAACTTACCATGGGCAATAAGTCTAACACTCTCATCCAAATCCTCTTTGGACCCAAAAACCCGAGACACCAGACCCAACTCCTTGGCCTGTTGACCCGAGAATCTCCGACCCGTTAAAGCCAATTCCATAGCGTTACCATACCCGACAATACTGGGCAGTCTCTGGAGCGTCCCGAGATCTGCCGTTATCCCCAAATCCACCTCTTTAACAGAAAAAAATGAATCTTGTGAACAAAACCTAATATCACAGGCAGTCACAATATCAACACCCCCACCAATACACGCTCCGTGGATGCTAGCTATAACTGGTTTCCTACACCGTTCGATCGCAGTTATCGCATCCTGTAAGAACTTGATCTCTCGTCGGAGTTTCTCATTAGCACGGCCTCTGTCGCCGGATGAAGAATAGTCGGTGATTATGTTTAGTGTTTTGAGGTCGATGCCGGAGCAGAAGTGATCGCCGGCGCCACAGAGGACGATGACGCTGGCTTCGGGGTTCTGATCGAGAGAAGAGAGGGCGTTGGGGAATTCGGTGAAGAAGTCACGGGAGAGGGCGTTGCGATGAGATGGACGATTAAGGTATAAATGGAAGACTCCTGAATTTGGGTTTTTTTGTACGATCTGTAGGGTTTTGTATCGCTCCATTGAGGGTTTTCGGAGTGAGAAAGTAggcaagaaaatgagagaaaatcgAAGATGATAAACGAACAAacgtgatttttcttttcttttccggaATGGAAAAttacaattatttttatattttaattacaaaaatttaaaatatggttaataattttaaaaattatattttcaaataattctaaaaatatttttttcaaaaaataagtCAACTTTttttatggaaaaaaaaaaataatttagccTTAATATCAGAAaaaactttaaatttaaatttattattattataaaaaaaataaaaagaaaattaaaaaggtCCTACCGGGAGTCGAACCCAGGTCGCTGGATTCAAAGTCCAGAGTGCTAACCACTACACCATAGAACCGTGGTTAATTGagtgattaaaattttattatttgtatATTAACAATTGCCTCTTTATGAGCCATAAAATTGTATTTATGATATGTTTTTGttagttttttatttattttctaccaTTAATGTTGTCGTCTATAATTAAGAAAGTCAAGGTGGTTGCTCTGGAAAAATCTAGGCTCAATGAGCTAAACAACTTTTAAacaaattattcaattaaaaattatttttgtagTTGATTATGATCAGTAAATAAACATAATTATGTAGATTTAACCTATTATTATATGATTATGaactaatttaataataattttgtattatttataatgtataaatatttaaaaataattgatcATAAATTTATAAACTTATGATCAATTATATATGAGTTTATAAAATGCTTCCTTGATTAATTGTTTCATTAATGATTAAGTACTCCTCTCTTAATTAAAGAGTATAAACCAAACAAAGAAATGATGTGCCAAGAACGAAATGTGTTTATGAAATTTTGCAACAAATCAAGGCAGATCGATCGTAAAGCTCCACCTTGCAAGTAATCAAATGATTTAATTTCCACCTCATTAGATTGTGTTTCTAGCAAGTGTACAAAAGacttaatataaatataaaaaaaatttctctTTTTCTTGTTTAAT
It contains:
- the LOC110659893 gene encoding delta(3,5)-Delta(2,4)-dienoyl-CoA isomerase, peroxisomal; this encodes MERYKTLQIVQKNPNSGVFHLYLNRPSHRNALSRDFFTEFPNALSSLDQNPEASVIVLCGAGDHFCSGIDLKTLNIITDYSSSGDRGRANEKLRREIKFLQDAITAIERCRKPVIASIHGACIGGGVDIVTACDIRFCSQDSFFSVKEVDLGITADLGTLQRLPSIVGYGNAMELALTGRRFSGQQAKELGLVSRVFGSKEDLDESVRLIAHGIAAKSPLAVTGTKAVLLRSRDLNLEQGLDYVATWNSAMLLSDDLTEAVKAQIQKRNPVFSKL